A single window of Nicotiana sylvestris chromosome 3, ASM39365v2, whole genome shotgun sequence DNA harbors:
- the LOC138888230 gene encoding uncharacterized protein, translated as METSVMMGLIYTEGNVYHKLNRMLRLSIESLPSLVGKHPTASTAFDATSSHHSTTLASSPNLPAPATAISLPSSSTLPPATVASSPPATSNHEGGCSSSPANFLASKGLQRLIRKKEELTSERDELLVERDQTVLRLSKLQTKATEAVVLEARLQSRRGGRLRNLGSSSIRGSSLRSSSSSPSFRTRGSFSQRSSSRGKEPAEPVREPTVEEIVPAELSFYNDRRPLEIKLFRLGVFTLVARSKRVLVSPEDDRDRGWYARFVVAPTVGLVGDESVPFPKKWNFAPTMGIVEEISNFRGWVGKLLNITPMEGFVVRGISVEAVVASRISLERAQEIILGSSSKRKAASDQDSKEEEDGEVGSSSRSGAMRRVTIEVSTEVNLLRKSSQACVWLKPLIGPVERAKLDSHNSMTLMNDIVHASLKVNLIGTEMMKRVTLLEQLVCDYQVEADSWKEQCESFQIDVETLEESKSTLEQQVRALTSELAVEKAYSNQAGKEKAHMETSFSEQLSKASEEIRESRDLLGEKEAYAGELVQNLTQTQEDLRVSSDKAFLNSRHDTLVKVSQENFNLESELAKIKETIDTTQQNQDFSSPVAEVSENVEDDTSIPTPSSQVEHVVVDVPASVPSSSQ; from the exons ATGGAGACGTCAGTGATGATGGGGCTTATCTACACAGAAGGCAATGTTTACCATAAACTCAATAGAATGCTCA GACTGAGTATCGAGTCCCTACCGTCTTTGGTTGGCAAGCATCCAACTGCCAGCACTGCATTTGATGCAACTTCTTCACACCATTCAACTACATTAGCTTCATCCCCGAATTTACCCGCACCAGCAACTGCTATATCACTTCCATCTTCATCCACTCTCCCACCAGCAACTGTTGCATCATCTCCACCAGCCACATCTAATCACGAAGGAGGATGTTCCTCCTCCCCA GCCAACTTTCTTGCTTCTAAGGGCCTTCAGAGGTTGATTCGTAAGAAGGAGGAACTTACTTCTGAGCGGGATGAACTTTTGGTGGAACGGGATCAAACCGTTCTCCGCCTTTCGAAACTGCAAACCAAAGCTACTGAGGCTGTTGTTTTGGAGGCTCGTTTGCA GAGTAGAAGGGGAGGTAGACTTCGTAATTTAGGATCTTCTTCTATACGTGGTTCTTCTCTTCGTTCATCTAGTTCCAGTCCTTCTTTTAGAACCAGAGGTTCTTTCTCACAAAGATCTTCTTCCAGGGGTAAGGAACCCGCTGAACCTGTTCGTGAACCTACAGTAGAAGAAATAGTTCCTGCAGAACTATCTTTCTACAATGATAGGCGTCCCTTAGAAATCAA ACTTTTCCGCCTAGGTGTTTTTACTTTAGTAGCAAGGAGCAAAAGAGTTCTAGTTAGTCCAGAAGATGACAGAGACCGTGGCTGGTACGCCAGGTTTGTtgttgcccccactgttggtttagtgggtgatgaaaGTGTTCCCTTCCccaagaagtggaattttgcac caaccatgggaaTTGTTGAGGAAATttccaatttccgtggttgggtaggaaAGTTATTAAATATAACCCCAATGGAGG gatttgttGTTCGAGGGATTAGTGTCGAGGCGGTCGTGGCTTCCCGTATTTCTTTGGAAAGAGCCCAAGAGATAATCttgggttcttcatcgaaaaggaaagCTGCTAGTGACCAAGACtctaaagaagaggaagatgggg AAGTTGGTTCTTCAAGTAGGAGTGGTGCTATGAGGCGAGTTACCATTGAAGTTTCCACTGAAGTTAACCTTTTAAGGAAATCAAGTCAAGCTTGCGTGTGGCTAAAGCCTTTGATTGGTCCAGTTGAGAGAGCTAAGCTTGATAGCCATAATTCTATGACCTTGATGAATGATATAGTGCatgcttctttaaag GTCAATTTAATTGGCAcagagatgatgaaaagggttaccCTCTTAGAGCAATTAGTGTGTGACTACCAAGTGGAGGCGGATAGTTGGAAGGAACAGTGTGAAAGTTTTCAAATCGACGTGGAAACTTTAGAAGAAAGTAAAAGTACTTTAGAGCAGCAGGTACGGGCTTTGACTTCAGAGTTGGCAGTTGAAAAAGCTTATTCAAATCAAGCAGGTAAGGAAAAGGCTCATATGGAAACCTCTTTTTCCGAGCAATTGTCCAAGGCAAGTGAAGAAATTAGAGAGTCGAGGGATCTCTTGGGTGAAAAAGAAGCATATGCTGGTGAACTCGTGCAGAATTTGACTCAAACTCAAGAAGACCTCCGGGTATCTTCTGATAAG GCATTTTTAAATTCTCGCCATGATACCCTCGTTAAAGTTAGCCAGgagaattttaacttggaatctgagttagccAAGATCAAAGAGACAATTGATACGACTCAACAGAACCAAGATTTTTCTTCTCCTGTGGCTGaagtttctgaaaatgttgaagatgatacgagtatccccactccttcaagtcaagttgagcatgttgttgttgatgtccCTGCTTCAGTTCCTTCATCTTCTCAGTGA
- the LOC104218058 gene encoding SWI/SNF complex subunit SWI3A isoform X1, with protein MDTSRSQNPNHLKPSDEPDHDLYTIPSYTSWFSWQSIHEVERLSLREFFDGSSITRTPRIYKEYRDFIITSYREDPTRKLTFTEVRKSLVGDISVLHKVFTFLEKWGLINFDPSNTEIAPAVIGAAEEEDNKEDEKWRIRVEEGAPHGVRVVAAPHSLKPLVPVPSPVVVGDGGGGRGRSGDVADSVVKASPLASYSDVYGKSMDPQKKESVVCDSCKEQCASGHYEYIKNASYNLCEKCFKSGNYDKDKLADEFKLMDGANSKAVWTEAETLLLLESVLKHGDDWDLVAQNVKTKSKLDCISKLIQLPFGDLMLGSIHKKIKHLDTNGEVSSVDQAQGAISESGETPGNQSHEQNQEHQQNGDGEDKTPPLKKIRRAPIAEASSFLMKQVARISGAVGPHITASAAEAAVTALCYENQCSTDIFDEDDDGLGSIADISETERGSQDESAKGEEKSASSETEVAVSQRNTIPLTLRMRAATATALGAAAAHAKLLADQEEREVEYQVSTLVEAQVKKLQRKMKHVEALNLMMEKQHAQMKDLEDSLVTERMDILQKIFSAGVSRWSDHASAKSQSSSIA; from the exons ATGGATACATCTCGCTCCCAAAACCCTAATCACCTAAAACCCTCCGACGAGCCTGACCACGATCTTTATACAATCCCTAGTTACACAA GTTGGTTTTCTTGGCAAAGCATACACGAAGTAGAGAGGCTATCATTGCGAGAATTCTTCGATGGCAGTTCAATTACAAGGACGCCCAGGATTTACAAAGAGTACAGGGATTTCATTATTACCTCCTACCGTGAGGATCCGACCCGAAAACTCACTTTCACGGAGGTCCGGAAGTCATTAGTGGGCGATATAAGCGTGCTCCACAAGGTATTTACTTTTCTAGAGAAGTGGGGTTTGATCAATTTTGACCCTAGTAATACTGAAATAGCGCCGGCGGTTATTGGTGCTGCGGAGGAAGAGGATAATAAGGAGGATGAGAAGTGGAGGATTAGGGTTGAAGAAGGGGCCCCACATGGGGTTAGGGTTGTGGCAGCTCCTCATTCTTTGAAGCCCCTTGTGCCGGTTCCGTCTCCGGTGGTCGTCGGGGACGGAGGTGGTGGCAGGGGGAGGAGTGGTGATGTGGCAGATAGTGTAGTAAAGGCGTCACCTTTGGCGTCCTATTCGGATGTTTATGGGAAGTCGATGGATCCACAAAAGAAGGAAAGTGTAGTGTGTGATAGTTGCAAAGAACAGTGTGCTTCGGGTCATTATGAGTACATCAAg AATGCAAGCTATAATTTATGCGAGAAGTGCTTTAAAAGTGGTAATTATGACAAGGACAAATTGGCAGATGAGTTCAAGTTGATGGATGGTGCGAACTCCAAGGCTGTCTGGACTGAAGCAGAAACCTTACTCCTATTAGAATCTGTATTGAAGCATGGTGATGACTGGGATCTTGTTGCTCAAAATGTCAAAACAAAGAGTAAACTGGATTGTATCTCAAAGCTTATACAGTTGCCTTTCGGGGATCTTATGCTTGGTTCTATTCACAAAAAGATTAAACATTTGGACACAAATGGTGAGGTAAGCAGCGTGGATCAAGCTCAAGGTGCAATAAGTGAGTCTGGAGAAACTCCTGGAAATCAATCTCATGAGCAGAACCAGGAGCATCAACAGAATGGAGATGGTGAAGACAAAACCCCTCCTCTCAAGAAAATACGCAGGGCTCCAATTGCAGAAGCCAGTAGTTTCCTGATGAAACAG GTGGCTCGGATCTCTGGTGCTGTTGGTCCACATATCACAGCATCTGCAGCTGAGGCTGCTGTTACCGCCCTTTGCTACGAGAACCAGTGTTCAACGGACATttttgatgaagatgatgatggATTGGGATCAATTGCTGATATCAGTGAGACAGAGAG AGGGAGTCAAGATGAAAGTGCTAAAGGGGAGGAAAAGTCTGCCAGCTCAG AAACAGAGGTGGCAGTCTCCCAAAGGAATACTATACCTCTAACTTTACGCATGAGGGCCGCAACTGCAACTGCTCTCGGCGCTGCTGCTGCTCATGCCAAATTGTTGGCTGATCAGGAAGAGAGAGAAGTAGAATATCAGGTTTCTACTTTAGTCGAAGCACAG GTGAAGAAGTTGCAACGTAAAATGAAACATGTCGAAGCTCTGAACCTGATGATGGAGAAGCAACATGCCCAAATGAAGGATTTAGAAGATTCTTTAGTTACGGAAAGAATGGACATCTTGCAGAAGATATTTAGCGCGGGGGTATCTAGATGGAGTGATCATGCTTCTGCCAAATCTCAAAGTAGCAGCATAGCTTGA
- the LOC104218058 gene encoding SWI/SNF complex subunit SWI3A isoform X2 codes for MDTSRSQNPNHLKPSDEPDHDLYTIPSYTSWFSWQSIHEVERLSLREFFDGSSITRTPRIYKEYRDFIITSYREDPTRKLTFTEVRKSLVGDISVLHKVFTFLEKWGLINFDPSNTEIAPAVIGAAEEEDNKEDEKWRIRVEEGAPHGVRVVAAPHSLKPLVPVPSPVVVGDGGGGRGRSGDVADSVVKASPLASYSDVYGKSMDPQKKESVVCDSCKEQCASGHYEYIKNASYNLCEKCFKSGNYDKDKLADEFKLMDGANSKAVWTEAETLLLLESVLKHGDDWDLVAQNVKTKSKLDCISKLIQLPFGDLMLGSIHKKIKHLDTNGEVSSVDQAQGAISESGETPGNQSHEQNQEHQQNGDGEDKTPPLKKIRRAPIAEASSFLMKQVARISGAVGPHITASAAEAAVTALCYENQCSTDIFDEDDDGLGSIADISETERGSQDESAKGEEKSASSEVAVSQRNTIPLTLRMRAATATALGAAAAHAKLLADQEEREVEYQVSTLVEAQVKKLQRKMKHVEALNLMMEKQHAQMKDLEDSLVTERMDILQKIFSAGVSRWSDHASAKSQSSSIA; via the exons ATGGATACATCTCGCTCCCAAAACCCTAATCACCTAAAACCCTCCGACGAGCCTGACCACGATCTTTATACAATCCCTAGTTACACAA GTTGGTTTTCTTGGCAAAGCATACACGAAGTAGAGAGGCTATCATTGCGAGAATTCTTCGATGGCAGTTCAATTACAAGGACGCCCAGGATTTACAAAGAGTACAGGGATTTCATTATTACCTCCTACCGTGAGGATCCGACCCGAAAACTCACTTTCACGGAGGTCCGGAAGTCATTAGTGGGCGATATAAGCGTGCTCCACAAGGTATTTACTTTTCTAGAGAAGTGGGGTTTGATCAATTTTGACCCTAGTAATACTGAAATAGCGCCGGCGGTTATTGGTGCTGCGGAGGAAGAGGATAATAAGGAGGATGAGAAGTGGAGGATTAGGGTTGAAGAAGGGGCCCCACATGGGGTTAGGGTTGTGGCAGCTCCTCATTCTTTGAAGCCCCTTGTGCCGGTTCCGTCTCCGGTGGTCGTCGGGGACGGAGGTGGTGGCAGGGGGAGGAGTGGTGATGTGGCAGATAGTGTAGTAAAGGCGTCACCTTTGGCGTCCTATTCGGATGTTTATGGGAAGTCGATGGATCCACAAAAGAAGGAAAGTGTAGTGTGTGATAGTTGCAAAGAACAGTGTGCTTCGGGTCATTATGAGTACATCAAg AATGCAAGCTATAATTTATGCGAGAAGTGCTTTAAAAGTGGTAATTATGACAAGGACAAATTGGCAGATGAGTTCAAGTTGATGGATGGTGCGAACTCCAAGGCTGTCTGGACTGAAGCAGAAACCTTACTCCTATTAGAATCTGTATTGAAGCATGGTGATGACTGGGATCTTGTTGCTCAAAATGTCAAAACAAAGAGTAAACTGGATTGTATCTCAAAGCTTATACAGTTGCCTTTCGGGGATCTTATGCTTGGTTCTATTCACAAAAAGATTAAACATTTGGACACAAATGGTGAGGTAAGCAGCGTGGATCAAGCTCAAGGTGCAATAAGTGAGTCTGGAGAAACTCCTGGAAATCAATCTCATGAGCAGAACCAGGAGCATCAACAGAATGGAGATGGTGAAGACAAAACCCCTCCTCTCAAGAAAATACGCAGGGCTCCAATTGCAGAAGCCAGTAGTTTCCTGATGAAACAG GTGGCTCGGATCTCTGGTGCTGTTGGTCCACATATCACAGCATCTGCAGCTGAGGCTGCTGTTACCGCCCTTTGCTACGAGAACCAGTGTTCAACGGACATttttgatgaagatgatgatggATTGGGATCAATTGCTGATATCAGTGAGACAGAGAG AGGGAGTCAAGATGAAAGTGCTAAAGGGGAGGAAAAGTCTGCCAGCTCAG AGGTGGCAGTCTCCCAAAGGAATACTATACCTCTAACTTTACGCATGAGGGCCGCAACTGCAACTGCTCTCGGCGCTGCTGCTGCTCATGCCAAATTGTTGGCTGATCAGGAAGAGAGAGAAGTAGAATATCAGGTTTCTACTTTAGTCGAAGCACAG GTGAAGAAGTTGCAACGTAAAATGAAACATGTCGAAGCTCTGAACCTGATGATGGAGAAGCAACATGCCCAAATGAAGGATTTAGAAGATTCTTTAGTTACGGAAAGAATGGACATCTTGCAGAAGATATTTAGCGCGGGGGTATCTAGATGGAGTGATCATGCTTCTGCCAAATCTCAAAGTAGCAGCATAGCTTGA